A portion of the Corynebacterium occultum genome contains these proteins:
- a CDS encoding DUF3267 domain-containing protein, protein MMNIFNRPRPNNSTHLPVGHKHHRSINFPGDHKVQIQSYFIAVVLLAVAVALLFELPISSGWHPGIVIAVTIIAALIYMALHEATHGIALHILSGKPSSYSLRLPFLSTGNQSFFTQLSLVTAALAPVVLLGGLLLAALLLMPADFRMTLYILLSLNFAGSAGDYVESAIALKQPKNALLRDNGEDLEVYLPV, encoded by the coding sequence ATGATGAACATCTTCAACAGGCCCCGACCCAACAACAGCACCCACCTCCCGGTAGGCCATAAACACCACCGGAGCATCAATTTTCCCGGGGACCACAAGGTCCAGATCCAGAGCTATTTCATTGCCGTCGTTCTGCTGGCAGTTGCTGTTGCGCTGCTCTTCGAACTGCCGATCAGCTCCGGTTGGCACCCCGGCATCGTCATTGCCGTCACGATCATCGCCGCCCTCATCTACATGGCGTTGCACGAGGCAACCCATGGCATTGCGCTGCACATATTGAGCGGGAAACCCTCCTCCTATTCCCTCCGCCTGCCGTTCCTCAGCACCGGAAACCAGAGTTTTTTCACCCAGCTGAGTCTGGTGACTGCCGCCCTGGCACCAGTGGTGCTCCTCGGTGGACTCCTCTTGGCTGCCCTGCTCCTGATGCCGGCGGATTTCCGGATGACCCTCTACATCCTGTTGTCGCTCAACTTCGCCGGTTCCGCCGGGGACTATGTCGAGAGTGCCATCGCCCTGAAACAGCCGAAGAATGCGCTGCTCCGGGACAATGGGGAGGACCTCGAGGTCTACCTCCCGGTCTGA
- a CDS encoding M20 family metallopeptidase produces the protein MKPSKPSTSYLDHATEGIRQRIRRAEAEPKEPIPGEDFPGQARIWADIAQVVEGLAPELDFLLRDLHENPELAFEERYAQARITALLEQHGHEVAQGVHGVDTSLRAEFQTPRHDPTVHPTIAIMAEYDALPDIGHACGHNVIAAAGVGAFLAAVDTLRKGDLQGRLMLLGTPAEEGHSGKEYMIRGGALEGIDFAIMIHPFSYDIASHVWVGRRTLKVVFEGVAAHASAQPFMGRNALDAATLAYQGLGLLRQQMPPSDRLHASITDGGGRPSVIPHRAEMSIYVRSLYTDTLRDLSLRVDEVLEGAALMAGVGVHKEWDVHPVTLPIRNNQVLAGRWAHTQGLRDRRALPAGVVPESLAASTDFGNVSHLVPAIHPMVKIAPSGVALHTEAFASYSVGDEALRGVVDSAAGLAQVALDILAEPALAEEAKAEFEAGGGRFSVARELGENNPETQTGR, from the coding sequence ATGAAGCCCTCCAAACCCTCGACCTCGTATCTGGACCATGCCACCGAAGGAATCCGCCAGCGGATCCGGAGAGCTGAGGCGGAACCGAAGGAACCCATCCCGGGGGAGGATTTCCCCGGTCAGGCCCGGATCTGGGCGGATATCGCACAGGTGGTGGAGGGCTTGGCCCCGGAACTGGACTTCCTCCTGCGTGACCTGCACGAGAATCCGGAACTGGCCTTCGAGGAACGCTACGCCCAGGCCCGGATCACGGCGCTACTGGAACAGCATGGCCATGAGGTGGCCCAGGGTGTGCATGGGGTGGACACTTCCCTGCGTGCGGAGTTCCAGACCCCACGCCATGACCCCACAGTCCACCCCACCATCGCGATCATGGCCGAATATGACGCCCTCCCCGACATCGGGCACGCCTGTGGGCACAATGTCATCGCCGCCGCCGGGGTGGGGGCCTTTCTCGCGGCCGTCGATACGCTGCGGAAGGGGGATCTGCAGGGACGGTTGATGCTGCTGGGCACTCCGGCGGAGGAGGGCCATTCCGGTAAGGAGTACATGATCCGGGGTGGGGCCCTGGAGGGAATTGATTTCGCCATCATGATCCACCCCTTCAGCTATGACATCGCCAGCCATGTCTGGGTGGGGCGACGAACCCTCAAGGTCGTCTTTGAAGGTGTGGCCGCGCACGCCTCCGCCCAACCCTTCATGGGGCGCAACGCCCTCGACGCCGCCACCCTGGCCTATCAGGGACTGGGTCTGCTGCGGCAGCAGATGCCCCCGAGTGACCGCCTGCACGCCTCGATCACCGACGGTGGGGGACGCCCCAGCGTGATTCCCCACCGCGCTGAGATGAGCATCTACGTCCGTTCGCTCTACACCGACACCCTGCGGGATCTTTCCCTGCGGGTGGATGAGGTGCTGGAGGGTGCTGCCCTGATGGCCGGGGTGGGCGTGCACAAGGAATGGGATGTCCACCCCGTGACCCTGCCGATCCGGAACAACCAGGTGCTGGCGGGGCGTTGGGCGCACACCCAGGGGCTGCGGGACCGCAGAGCCCTGCCGGCCGGGGTGGTGCCGGAATCCCTGGCGGCCTCCACGGACTTCGGTAATGTCTCCCACCTGGTGCCCGCCATCCATCCGATGGTGAAGATCGCACCCTCCGGGGTGGCCCTGCACACCGAGGCCTTCGCCAGTTATTCGGTGGGGGATGAGGCTTTACGTGGGGTGGTGGACTCCGCGGCGGGTCTGGCCCAGGTGGCGTTGGACATCCTTGCGGAACCGGCCCTGGCCGAGGAAGCGAAGGCCGAGTTCGAGGCCGGGGGCGGGAGATTCAGCGTGGCGCGGGAACTGGGGGAAAACAACCCGGAAACTCAGACCGGGAGGTAG